The Planktothrix tepida PCC 9214 genome has a segment encoding these proteins:
- a CDS encoding septal ring lytic transglycosylase RlpA family protein, which translates to MKHQLWSGLTAVLLLPILSISSSSHAESTSAFNPKPSNQGERLNPPDFVPSIPLLKTPSEEIILSATKTEPADVVKVGEYQSQQTTTAFLPETVAKIKAHELNQEQAATLYIRNIPVLTFIQNANFDPKARTAPTLQPIKVGSYSDQADLPNPKTPATQSTITSDPVSRATAVAAEINQLIRNNFDATTIQVRWDEQRQRYLIEAAGKELVAIDSQTILPDTTNDKATDALQATNRIRRQIGNAPPLNTIEGLPKPSVPEVATGFFFRRIEGWASWYGPGFDGGQTANGETFNQYDLTAAHPSLPFGTKVRVTNKDNGQSVVVRINDRGPYAGGRVLDLSTGAAEAIGMIGSGVAPVQIDVLTPNQ; encoded by the coding sequence ATGAAGCATCAACTTTGGAGCGGTCTTACAGCAGTTCTTCTTCTGCCGATTTTAAGCATAAGCTCCTCCAGCCACGCTGAATCTACCTCAGCGTTTAACCCCAAGCCCTCAAATCAAGGAGAACGTTTAAATCCTCCCGATTTTGTACCGTCAATCCCATTATTAAAAACGCCCTCTGAAGAGATCATCCTATCTGCGACCAAAACTGAACCTGCCGACGTGGTAAAAGTTGGAGAATATCAATCCCAACAAACCACTACCGCCTTTTTACCCGAAACGGTTGCCAAAATCAAAGCTCATGAATTGAATCAAGAACAAGCAGCAACCCTTTACATTAGGAATATTCCAGTCCTGACCTTTATCCAGAATGCCAACTTTGATCCCAAAGCTAGAACAGCCCCAACGCTTCAACCAATAAAAGTGGGATCGTATTCTGACCAAGCTGATCTACCCAATCCTAAAACCCCTGCAACGCAATCTACCATCACCTCCGACCCAGTTTCCCGTGCTACTGCCGTTGCAGCCGAAATTAATCAACTCATTCGCAATAACTTTGATGCGACGACGATTCAAGTCCGATGGGACGAACAGCGCCAGCGTTACCTGATTGAAGCGGCTGGTAAAGAACTGGTCGCCATTGACTCACAAACCATTCTGCCGGATACAACCAATGACAAAGCAACGGATGCTTTACAAGCGACTAATCGCATCCGACGGCAGATTGGCAATGCTCCCCCTTTAAATACAATTGAAGGTTTACCCAAGCCATCTGTTCCAGAGGTCGCTACTGGGTTCTTCTTCCGGCGAATCGAGGGTTGGGCATCTTGGTATGGCCCTGGTTTTGATGGCGGACAAACGGCGAATGGAGAAACCTTTAATCAATACGATTTAACGGCAGCCCATCCTTCTTTACCCTTTGGCACAAAGGTAAGAGTTACCAACAAAGATAATGGTCAATCCGTTGTCGTGCGGATTAATGATCGTGGCCCCTATGCCGGAGGCCGGGT
- the purM gene encoding phosphoribosylformylglycinamidine cyclo-ligase, whose translation MDYREAGVDIQAGRDFVDGIRSLVQKTYRPEVLGGLGGFGGCFALPSGYNEPILVSGTDGVGTKLKLATSLNRHDTVGIDLVAMCVNDVLTCGAEPLFFLDYLATGKLDSDQLTQVVTGISQGCQQAGCSLLGGETAEMPGFYQPGEYDMAGFCVGIVEKSRMLNGSQVQIGDIAIGLASSGVHSNGFSLVRKVVSDGGWNWNDCPEALGGQSIGDVCLTPTQIYVKPILQARSQGVEIHGMAHITGGGLPENLPRCLGEGQAVKIHPNSWPVLPIFNWLAEVGQVNLAAMFDTFNMGLGFVVLVPPQQAETTREWFETQGILAYTIGEVVSGTGGLIGLPLN comes from the coding sequence ATGGATTATCGGGAAGCTGGTGTAGATATTCAAGCAGGTCGAGATTTTGTTGATGGCATTCGTAGCCTCGTTCAGAAAACCTATCGACCGGAAGTATTAGGGGGATTAGGGGGGTTTGGAGGTTGTTTTGCCCTTCCTTCCGGGTATAACGAACCCATCCTCGTTTCTGGAACTGATGGGGTGGGAACTAAATTAAAACTAGCCACAAGCCTCAACCGTCACGATACCGTTGGTATTGATTTAGTGGCCATGTGCGTTAACGATGTTCTGACCTGTGGGGCAGAACCCTTATTTTTTCTGGACTATTTAGCCACTGGAAAGCTCGACAGTGACCAATTAACCCAAGTCGTCACCGGAATTTCCCAAGGATGTCAACAAGCGGGATGTAGCCTTCTGGGGGGAGAAACAGCCGAAATGCCCGGATTTTATCAACCGGGGGAATATGATATGGCGGGTTTTTGTGTGGGAATTGTGGAAAAAAGCCGAATGTTGAACGGTTCCCAAGTCCAAATCGGCGATATTGCCATTGGATTAGCGAGTAGTGGTGTTCACAGTAATGGCTTTAGTTTAGTGCGAAAAGTGGTCAGTGATGGCGGATGGAATTGGAATGACTGTCCTGAAGCTTTGGGAGGTCAATCCATTGGAGATGTGTGTTTAACGCCGACGCAAATTTACGTTAAACCAATTCTACAAGCTCGGAGCCAGGGTGTAGAAATTCATGGCATGGCCCATATTACCGGAGGCGGTTTACCGGAAAACTTACCACGCTGTTTGGGAGAAGGACAAGCCGTGAAGATTCATCCCAATAGTTGGCCCGTACTTCCGATTTTTAATTGGTTAGCTGAAGTGGGACAAGTGAACCTAGCAGCAATGTTTGATACCTTTAACATGGGTCTTGGTTTTGTGGTCTTAGTTCCTCCTCAACAAGCGGAAACCACACGAGAATGGTTTGAAACTCAAGGAATTCTAGCCTATACCATTGGGGAAGTTGTATCAGGAACCGGGGGTTTAATCGGATTACCACTCAATTGA